Proteins encoded together in one Prunus dulcis chromosome 3, ALMONDv2, whole genome shotgun sequence window:
- the LOC117620536 gene encoding uncharacterized protein LOC117620536 has translation MGACVSRPKACTFGFPKKKKNGRQRRIIRRRVSSSDRSHPKSVLTLQGSMDAAWFDANSAIESERDDEFYSVHDDVVSLNGSESASTLSISSPKGHNFSRQRTREPQPPLHSTSAVSADEVVDESVGVDKMQALEHCGILQNACLPCLASPSGDKRINPATPSLRRKVLSFKWREGHSAAATAADPTPTLLSPKAFVKRPIAGSTIPYCPIEKSMPDCWSPLEPNTFKVRGKNYLRDKKKEPAPNCAAFYPFAADIFLSQRKIDHIARFVDLPAVNSAEDVPSILVVNVQIPLYPANFFQGESDGEGMNLVMYYKISESFSKELPPHFRESISRLINDEVERVRGFPVDTIAPFRERLKILGRVANLEDLHLSTAEKKLMNAYNEKPVLSRPQHEFYLGENYFEIDLDMHRFSYISRKGIEAFHERMKLCILDFGLTIQGNKAEDLPEHLLCCVRWNKVDYNNKSSSGVLSQKSL, from the exons atgggAGCTTGTGTTTCGAGGCCGAAGGCCTGCACTTTTGGGTttccaaagaagaagaagaacggCCGCCAAAGAAGAATTATTCGCAGGCGCGTTTCGTCTTCCGATCGCTCGCACCCTAAGTCTGTTCTTACACTCCAAG GAAGTATGGATGCGGCGTGGTTTGATGCAAACTCGGCGATTGAGTCCGAGCGAGATGACGAGTTTTATAGTGTTCATgatg ATGTGGTGTCTCTAAATGGGTCAGAAAGTGCATCCACTTTGAGCATTTCATCGCCGAAAGGTCACAATTTTTCTCGCCAGAGAACAAGGGAACCGCAACCACCATTGCATTCGACCTCTGCTGTGTCTGCAGATGAAGTTGTGGATGAGAGTGTTGGAGTGGACAAAATGCAAGCGTTGGAGCATTGTGGGATTCTTCAAAATGCTTGCTTGCCTTGTCTGGCTAGCCCCTCAGGTGACAAGAGAATAAACCCAGCCACACCAAGTTTGAGGAGGAAAGTTCTTTCCTTTAAATGGAGGGAAGGGCATTCTGCTGCAGCTACAGCAGCTGATCCTACACCCACATTAT TATCACCAAAGGCATTTGTGAAAAGACCAATTGCAGGTTCTACAATTCCATACTGCCCCATTGAGAAGAGTATGCCAGATTGTTGGTCACCTCTTGAGCCAAACACATTTAAAGTCAGGGGAAAAAATTATCTTAG ggataaaaagaaagagcCTGCTCCAAATTGCGCTGCATTTTATCCTTTTGCCGCTGATATTTTCTTATCTCAGAGGAAGATTGATCATATTGCTCGTTTCGTGGATCTTCCTGCTGTGAATTCAGCTGAAGATGTCCCTTCTATTCTTGTTGTAAATGTTCAG ATACCACTTTATCCAGCCAATTTTTTTCAAGGCGAAAGTGATGGAGAAGGAATGAATTTAGTTATGTACTATAAGATTTCTGAAAGTTTTTCAAAAGAGCTTCCGCCTCATTTTCGAGAAAGTATCAGT AGATTAATCAATGATGAAGTGGAGAGAGTGAGAGGATTCCCTGTTGATACAATTGCACCCTTCAGGGAAAGATTGAAAATCTTAGGCCGAGTGGCAAATTTGGAGGATCTTCATTTAAGTACAGCTGAGAAGAAGCTAATGAATGCTTACAATGAAAAACCTGTTCTTTCACGTCCTCAACATGAATTTTACTTG GGAGAAAACTACTTCGAGATTGATTTGGATATGCACAGATTCAGCTACATCTCTAGAAAAGGCATTGAAGCATTTCACGAAAGAATGAAGCTATGCATATTGGATTTTGGTCTCACAATTCAG GGGAACAAGGCAGAAGACTTGCCAGAGCATTTATTATGCTGTGTACGGTGGAATAAAGTCGACTACAATAATAAATCATCATCTGGGGTTTTGAGTCAAAAGTCTCTGTAA
- the LOC117620590 gene encoding type I inositol polyphosphate 5-phosphatase 4-like isoform X1, whose amino-acid sequence MDSENHNPRRRFRKWFKGKHKRADHNQLSQVSDGGEDESEDNLDDILFQSMEMDPCTSTIELRVFVGTWNVAGRSPIGSLAVDLDEWLNLKDAADMYVLGFQEIVPLKTRNVIGAEDPTEARNWNLLIGKTLNNEYGCNWLTPIWHPIPSENYHYVRNSEPERRMSNNKTSMREQSRSQHENPKGVSKYKLMASKKMVGVFISVWMKSDLVSKYYISNVKVCSVACGIMGYLGNKGSVSVSMTIEGTSFCFVVAHLASGEKKGDEGRRNHQVSEIFRRTSFPRSPADDDIPHPLTILGHDRIFWFGDLNYRLYLEDNSARQLIKKLDWRALQEFDQLHREREYGGVFQGWEEGAIEFAPTYKYSSSNCNRYSGGVPSRSGEKQRTPAWCDRILWYGKGLTQLSYFRSESKFSDHRPVSALFSTQVEVVNSTNPRMVSRHTILPTIPPPVETEQSNHDEAESTLISLIVKDLEASPTHNTRCIEQIDDSDCS is encoded by the exons ATGGACAGCGAGAATCATAATCCAAGAAGACGGTTCAGAAAGTGGTTCAAAGGAAAGCACAAGAGAGCTGACCATAATCAACTGAGTCAAGTTTCAG ATGGGGGTGAAGACGAAAGTGAAGATAACTTGGATGATATTCTCTTTCAGTCCATGGAAATGGATCCATGCACTTCAACAATTGAGTTGAG AGTCTTCGTGGGGACTTGGAATGTTGCTGGAAGGTCTCCCATAGGAAGCTTGGCGGTGGATTTGGATGAGTGGTTGAATCTTAAGGATGCGGCAGACATGTATGTTCTTGG ATTTCAGGAGATTGTGCCTTTGAAGACCCGAAATGTAATCGGAGCGGAAGACCCAACCGAAGCAAGAAATTGGAACCTGCTGATAGGGAAAACTCTCAACAACGAATATGGGTGCAATTGGTTGACACCTATATGGCATCCGATTCCAAGTGAGAACTACCACTATGTGAGAAATTCTGAACCTGAAAGGAGGATGAGCAACAATAAGACGTCAATGAGAGAGCAATCAAGAAGCCAACATGAAAACCCAAAGGGGGTCAGCAAGTACAAGCTAATGGCAAGCAAGAAGATGGTAGGAGTGTTCATTAGTGTGTGGATGAAAAGTGACTTGGTCAGCAAGTATTACATTTCAAATGTTAAAGTTTGTTCAGTGGCCTGTGGCATCATGGGTTATTTGGGAAACAAAGGTTCGGTTTCAGTGAGCATGACAATCGAAGGAACTAGTTTCTGCTTTGTTGTTGCCCATTTGGCTTCCGGTGAGAAGAAAGGAGATGAAGGCAGAAGGAACCATCAAGTCTCAGAGATTTTTAGGCGAACGTCCTTCCCTCGATCTCCTGCAGATGATGATATCCCTCATCCTCTCACCATCTTAGGACACGA TCGGATATTCTGGTTCGGGGATCTCAACTATAGGCTATACTTGGAGGACAATTCAGCCAGGCAGCTGATAAAGAAACTAGACTGGAGAGCACTGCAAGAGTTTGATCAGCTTCATAGGGAACGAGAATATGGTGGGGTATTTCAGGGATGGGAGGAGGGAGCTATAGAATTTGCACCAACCTACAAGTATTCTTCATCAAATTGCAATCGCTACTCAGGTGGGGTTCCAAGCAGATCAGGAGAGAAGCAAAGGACTCCAGCATG GTGTGATAGAATTCTGTGGTACGGAAAGGGGTTGACACAGCTTTCCTACTTCCGTAGCGAGAGTAAGTTCTCTGACCATCGGCCCGTCTCTGCCCTCTTCTCTACACAGGTAGAAGTAGTGAACTCTACTAATCCAAGAATGGTTTCAAGGCATACCATTCTTCCCACCATACCACCTCCTGTTGAAACC GAGCAGAGCAACCATGATGAGGCCGAATCTACATTGATATCATTGATCGTAAAGGATTTAGAAGCATCACCAACACATAATACAAGATGTATAGAACAAATAGATGACAGTGATTGCAGCTAG
- the LOC117623547 gene encoding uncharacterized protein LOC117623547: MEDEAQKMVALKKAYAEIILNTAKEAAARVMASEHKALRFQHDLLSTKDESLRVLLRLKQMIDSKTNEAEITSSSQQRRIDELEAQLQEAEDIITDLRSELKQVWSELERVNSNQVKPLDRQITREDASFSESPTPEPILLSRLGSGHEIVPTSGLDNIPVSRGIDHKCCNEMKQSEQLSVSDLDKFYAPDSDLASIIMGSKEPELLRNGCTQRIRAFERNLLDEKVLPSGYVDNHISQGKNELVPKESDKEEGNCNSPSIRDNSMEVINNPCVRETKKPSKVRTLRRRKTRFGKAKTSRQYCPSELMKSRQPTSVKENDRSHEDACIQPSVKAGNVDMTRTPSGLEESLQHINRYYMDEVKTIRKGKRKRKMNSKNGITTSTGQLMKPGQPSSVLSRCRTFAYLGNGGVKSYEDRPNTTQNEARMKAFPCLDHGLTLIDMDPISGSTSVTVSMKEINEAEAGQNAEDKDMELIDVPVLILQESDIVENSEAPSSEFDHATADLSLMNSELKDANASLMNSELKDVRLSLMNSELKDVKASEQSNRSPSCADNGRLLKYTFQRKRKNSSRNPGQKSSFEGSTSKRRIEENECIAQEPQMMNESSRDNRRLAQVARQLISLSGKKWS; the protein is encoded by the exons atggaagaCGAGGCACAG AAAATGGTGGCTCTGAAGAAGGCGTACGCGGAGATTATTCTGAACACAGCGAAGGAGGCAGCGGCGAGAGTAATGGCGTCGGAGCACAAAGCTCTTCGCTTTCAGCACGATCTGCTTTCTACCAAAGACGAGTCGCTTCGCGTGCTTCTCCGCTTAAAGCAAATGATCGATTCCAag ACAAATGAAGCAGAGATAACATCCTCAAGCCAACAAAGAAGGATTGATGAGCTTGAAGCACAGCTCCAAGAGGCAGAGGATATCATAACTGATTTGAGATCAGAGTTGAAACAAGTATGGAGTGAATTGGAGAGGGTAAATAGCAACCAAGTGAAGCCTTTGGATAGACAAATCACAAGGGAAGACGCATCATTTTCCGAAAGTCCAACACCTGAGCCCATCTTACTCTCTCGTCTAGGTTCAGGACATGAAATTGTTCCAACTTCTGGCCTGGACAACATCCCAGTGAGTAGAGGTATTGACCATAAATGCtgtaatgaaatgaaacaaagtgAGCAGTTGAGTGTTTCTGATTTGGATAAATTTTACGCCCCTGACTCTGACCTTGCGTCAATAATCATGGGAAGTAAGGAGCCTGAGCTGCTCAGAAATGGTTGTACACAAAGAATTCGTGCTTTTGAAAGAAATTTACTTGATGAAAAGGTGCTGCCTTCTGGATATGTAGACAATCACATTTCCCAAGGGAAGAATGAGTTGGTCCCCAAAGAAAGTGACAAGGAGGAAGGAAACTGTAATTCCCCCTCTATTAGGGACAACAGCATGGAAGTAATTAATAACCCATGTGTGAGAGAAACCAAAAAGCCTTCTAAAGTCCGCACATTAAGAAGACGAAAGACTCGATTTGGGAAAGCCAAAACCTCGCGCCAATATTGTCCTAGTGAGCTCATGAAATCTCGGCAACCAACTTCAGTCAAGGAAAATGATAGGTCCCATGAAGATGCATGCATCCAACCCTCTGTCAAAGCTGGCAATGTAGACATGACAAGAACTCCCAGTGGGTTGGAAGAAAGTTTGCAGCACATTAACCGTTATTATATGGACGAAGTTAAGACCATTcggaagggaaaaagaaaaaggaaaatgaataGTAAGAATGGCATTACTACCTCAACTGGTCAGCTTATGAAACCTGGTCAGCCGTCTTCTGTTCTTTCACGCTGCAGGACTTTTGCCTATTTAGGTAATGGTGGTGTTAAATCATACGAAGATCGACCAAACACGACCCAGAATGAGGCAAGGATGAAGGCATTTCCCTGTCTGGATCATGGGTTGACGTTAATTGATATGGATCCTATATCAGGGTCAACAAGTGTTACTGTGAGTATGAAAGAGATTAATGAAGCTGAAGCTGGCCAGAATGCTGAAGACAAGGACATGGAGTTGATAGATGTGCCTGTGTTGATATTGCAGGAAAGTGATATCGTGGAGAATTCAGAGGCTCCAAGTTCTGAATTTGACCATGCTACTGCTGATCTATCATTGATGAATTCTGAACTAAAAGATGCGAATGCGTCATTGATGAATTCTGAATTAAAAGATGTGAGATTATCATTGATGAATTCTGAATTAAAAGACGTGAAAGCATCAGAACAATCAAATAGATCTCCTAGTTGTGCAGACAACGGTAGACTTCTCAAATACACTTTCCAGAGGAAGCGCAAGAATTCCTCAAGAAACCCTGGTCAAAAATCTTCTTTTGAAGGGAGCACTTCGAAGAGGAGGATCGAAGAGAACGAATGCATTGCACAAGAGCCACAGATGATGAACGAATCTTCTAGGGACAACCGGCGACTGGCTCAGGTTGCTCGACAG CTCATATCCTTGTCTGGGAAAAAATGGTCTTAA
- the LOC117622852 gene encoding uncharacterized protein LOC117622852, producing the protein MEMGKESGRVTKERELQEYIVHTVLFTAGAAVLMACLQRVILTVFLMEQWRAWVFLVLNLILLAILFTPISSTSNFDQNQQCSSNNSNAEVVENIEPKNKRREYYRCPSSEQAVEDVKECDEEICKKRSTSVENEEEGFEDQTEEVSKEALNERVEAFIVMFRQHLVSDARNESRWKQVL; encoded by the coding sequence ATGGAGATGGGAAAAGAGAGTGGGAGAGTAAcaaaggagagagagcttcaAGAGTATATTGTGCACACAGTTTTGTTCACTGCAGGAGCAGCTGTGTTAATGGCGTGTTTACAACGTGTTATATTAACGGTGTTTCTAATGGAGCAATGGCGGGCATGGGTTTTCCTTGTGCTCAACCTCATCCTCTTAGCCATTCTCTTCACTCCCATTTCTTCCACCTCAAATTTTGATCAAAACCAACAatgcagcagcaacaacagcaATGCAGAAGTGGTCGAGAATATTGAACCGAAAAATAAGAGAAGGGAATATTACAGGTGCCCGTCATCAGAACAAGCAGTTGAAGATGTTAAAGAATGTGATGAAGAAATATGTAAGAAGAGATCGACGAGTGTCGAGAATGAGGAAGAGGGTTTTGAAGACCAGACAGAGGAGGTTTCCAAGGAGGCCCTGAATGAGAGAGTGGAAGCTTTCATTGTGATGTTCAGGCAGCATTTGGTGTCGGATGCAAGAAATGAATCAAGGTGGAAACAAGTTCTTTGA
- the LOC117623546 gene encoding inactive LRR receptor-like serine/threonine-protein kinase BIR2 has protein sequence MIGSMSSVTVRIWIAILFLSCACYCSYGAVVEDDVKCLQSLKQSLKDPLGKLVSWDFRNTSVVSMCKFVGVTCWNDRENRILNLELRDMELSGAIAKDIEYCSSLQNLDLGGNKLSGSIPPDICTWLPFLVTLDFSNNDFSGSIPTDLQHCKYLNNLILSDNKLSGTIPYEFSSLGRLKKFSVANNKLTGTIPAFLDHFDKADFAGNSGLCGGPLGSKCGGLSKKNLAIIIAAGVFGAAASLLLALGLWWWYHLRLSKKRKGGYGVGREDWAERLRAHKLTQVSLFQKPLVKVKLADLMAATNNFSPENVIISSRTGTTYKALLPDGSALAIKRLSTCKLGEKQFRLEMNRLGQLRHPNLVPLLGFCVVEEEKLLVYKYLSSGTLYSLLHGSGSGLDWPARFRIGLGAARGLAWLHHGCQPPIMHQNICSNVILLDEDFDARIMDFGLATLTASDSNESSFVNGDLGELGYVAPEYPSTMVASLKGDVYGLGIVLLELATGQKPLEVTTVEEGFKGNVVDWVNHLTNSGRTKDAIDKALCGKGHDEEILQFLKVASNCVVSRPKDRWSMYQVYHSLKSMSKDNSFTEQDDEFPLIFRKPDKDSA, from the coding sequence ATGATTGGCTCAATGTCTAGCGTAACTGTTAGGATATGGATTGCCATATTGTTCTTGAGCTGTGCTTGTTATTGTTCTTATGGGGCTGTGGTTGAGGACGATGTGAAGTGCCTTCAGAGCCTTAAGCAATCTCTGAAAGACCCACTTGGAAAGCTGGTCTCTTGGGATTTCAGGAACACGTCTGTGGTTTCCATGTGCAAGTTTGTGGGAGTTACCTGCTGGAACGATCGAGAGAACCGCATATTAAACCTTGAGCTCAGAGACATGGAGCTTTCTGGTGCTATTGCGAAGGACATAGAGTACTGTTCTAGCCTTCAGAATCTGGATCTTGGAGGCAACAAGCTTTCTGGGTCGATCCCTCCTGATATTTGTACTTGGTTGCCATTTTTGGTGACCTTGGACTTTTCCAACAATGATTTCTCAGGCTCAATCCCAACTGATCTGCAACACTGTAAGTACCTGAACAATCTGATCCTTTCGGATAATAAGCTTTCTGGGACTATACCTTATGAATTTTCTAGCTTGGGTAGGCTCAAGAAGTTTTCAGTGGCCAATAACAAGTTGACTGGTACTATACCTGCTTTTTTAGACCATTTTGATAAGGCTGATTTTGCTGGGAATAGTGGGCTTTGTGGAGGGCCTCTTGGGTCAAAGTGTGGTGGGTTGAGTAAGAAGAATCTTGCTATTATAATTGCTGCTGGGGTGTTTGGTGCCGCGGCTTCTTTGTTGTTGGCTTTGGGGCTATGGTGGTGGTACCATTTGAGGTTGAGCAAGAAGAGGAAGGGAGGTTATGGGGTTGGAAGAGAAGATTGGGCGGAGAGGTTGAGGGCTCACAAGCTTACTCAAGTTTCCTTGTTTCAGAAACCCCTTGTGAAGGTTAAGTTGGCTGATTTGATGGCGGCTACGAATAATTTCAGCCCCGAAAATGTGATCATTTCATCTAGAACAGGGACTACTTATAAGGCTCTACTTCCTGATGGGTCGGCTCTGGCAATTAAGCGGCTTAGTACTTGTAAGCTTGGTGAGAAGCAATTTCGGTTGGAGATGAACCGTTTAGGACAGCTTAGGCATCCGAATTTGGTACCCCTTTTGGGGTTTTGTGTCGTGGAGGAGGAGAAGCTTCTGGTTTATAAGTACTTGTCAAGTGGGACTTTGTATTCTTTGTTGCATGGAAGTGGTTCTGGATTGGATTGGCCAGCTAGATTTAGGATTGGTTTAGGTGCTGCAAGGGGACTTGCTTGGCTTCACCACGGTTGTCAGCCTCCAATTATGCACCAGAACATATGCTCAAATGTGATCCTCCTTGACGAGGATTTTGATGCTAGGATAATGGATTTTGGGTTGGCAACGCTTACGGCTTCTGATTCTAATGAAAGCAGTTTTGTTAATGGAGACTTGGGAGAGCTTGGCTATGTAGCTCCAGAATATCCAAGTACTATGGTTGCTTCACTGAAAGGGGACGTTTATGGATTGGGAATAGTGCTTCTGGAACTGGCAACTGGGCAAAAGCCACTAGAAGTCACCACTGTTGAGGAAGGATTTAAGGGTAATGTGGTGGATTGGGTAAATCATCTAACAAATTCTGGTCGAACCAAGGATGCCATTGATAAAGCTCTCTGCGGAAAAGGGCACGATGAGGAAATTTTGCAATTTCTGAAAGTTGCTAGTAATTGTGTAGTTTCTCGGCCCAAGGACAGGTGGTCTATGTACCAGGTTTACCATTCATTGAAGAGTATGAGCAAAGACAACAGTTTCACTGAGCAAGATGATGAGTTTCCTTTGATTTTTCGCAAGCCGGATAAAGATTCAGCTTAG
- the LOC117622673 gene encoding transcription factor MYB35, producing MGRPPCCDKSNVKRGIWTAAEDAKLLAYISKHGVGNWTLVPKKAGLNRCGKSCRLRWTNYLRPDLIHDSFTPQEEEHIINLHEAIGSRWSLIAKLLPGRTDNDVKNYWNTKLKKKLSKMGIDPVTHKPFSQILSDYGNISSLPSIDNQFGSFFKNLNNTFVPKSEPSSGITGLPLGVNTYSNMMMNPIGSDNSTASTLSLGIVAQFQEINQDSVQVQPHFLNEVASSCSSSSSPHATDHQLSSQPTYLCQQSHHEAQITPSSSFNWSEFLLHEPFSSADKLKQEQDFHGTMMSSSSALPTLAGGSEHNPKATTQACDFGSSAINIGGQRNNNLAHDQASSSSMTSFVDTILGQDSEMQAAFPELLDASFDY from the exons atgGGAAGGCCACCTTGCTGCGATAAATCAAACGTGAAAAGAGGCATCTGGACTGCAGCAGAGGATGCCAAACTTCTTGCATACATTTCGAAACACGGAGTTGGAAATTGGACTTTGGTTCCAAAGAAAGCAG GACTTAATAGATGCGGGAAGAGCTGCAGGCTTAGGTGGACTAATTACCTGAGGCCTGACCTCATACATGACAGCTTCACTCCTCAAGAGGAAGAGCATATTATTAACCTTCATGAGGCTATAGGCAGCAG GTGGTCCCTCATTGCAAAGCTACTACCCGGAAGAACAGATAATGATGTCAAAAACTACTGGAACACTAAGTTGAAAAAGAAGCTTTCCAAAATGGGAATTGACCCTGTAACCCATAAACCTTTTTCTCAGATCCTCTCTGACTATGGAAACATCAGCAGCCTCCCAAGCATCGATAATCAATTCGGGTCCTTTTTTAAGAACTTGAACAACACGTTCGTGCCCAAATCAGAGCCGTCTTCAGGCATCACAGGACTTCCATTGGGCGTCAACACATATTCCAATATGATGATGAACCCTATAGGATCAGACAATTCCACTGCTAGCACTCTTTCATTGGGTATTGTGGCTCAGTTTCAAGAAATCAATCAAGACAGTGTGCAAGTGCAACCACactttttgaatgaagtagCTTCCTCTtgttcatcatcatcttctcctCATGCCACTGATCATCAATTAAGCTCTCAGCCAACTTACTTGTGCCAGCAATCTCATCATGAGGCTCAAATTacaccatcttcttcctttaaCTGGAGTGAATTTCTTCTGCATGAACCCTTTTCGTCAGCTGATAAACTCAAGCAAGAACAAGATTTCCATGGAACAATGatgtcatcatcatcagctcTTCCCACACTTGCTGGTGGAAGTGAACACAACCCGAAGGCAACAACTCAGGCATGTGATTTTGGATCATCAGCCATTAATATTGGAGGCCAAAGGAACAATAACTTGGCTCATGATCAagcttcttcatcttccatGACTTCTTTTGTGGATACTATCTTGGGTCAAGATAGTGAGATGCAGGCAGCGTTTCCTGAACTTCTAGATGCTTCTTTCGATTATTAA
- the LOC117623545 gene encoding putative rRNA methyltransferase YlbH — MAVSSSPIISPFGVNIISADLGSSSTGLPRFNFCSIQRNNRRPSPVIVLSSKSSKESWSEAKRVLMEQYGFNPDEALSEPSPKSKRKKELKEAGKDKQIAPKEPKPPRTTHKLLTVLGGKARRMKLLSPKGMDVRPMMEVVKGAAFDILQAAGGCPASLRPGRWLDLYSGTGSVGIEAISRGCSEVHFVEMDPWVVSDVLRPNLEWTGFLDVSVIHTVRVEKFIERAKQLAGKEPFDYISVTPPYMEVDYAVLMDQISNSALVGEDTFIVVEYPLRTDMLDSCGCLVKITDRRFGRTHLVIYGPKWAEKKKKKEKLLRGVAVEV, encoded by the exons ATGGCGGTTTCTTCATCTCCAATTATCTCTCCATTCGGAGTGAATATAATATCTGCGGACCTTGGCTCGTCTTCTACCGGTCTTCCTCGCTTCAATTTCTGCTCCATACAACGCAACAATCGACGGCCATCCCCTGTCATCGTCCTCTCTTCGA AGTCGAGTAAGGAATCGTGGAGTGAGGCTAAGCGAGTGTTGATGGAGCAGTATGGTTTCAACCCCGACGAGGCCTTATCTGAGCCGTCTCCGAAg agcaagaggaagaaggagcTAAAAGAGGCAGGAAAAGACAAGCAAATCGCACCAAAGGAGCCTAAACCCCCGCGAACTACCCATAAGTTGCTTACG GTGCTTGGAGGAAAGGCTCGAAGAATGAAGTTGCTCTCTCCAAAGGGCATGGATGTACGCCCAATGATGGAGGTCGTCAAAGGTGCAGCCTTTGATATCCTTCAG GCTGCCGGTGGCTGTCCTGCATCCTTAAGGCCTGGCCGTTGGTTAGACTTGTACAGTGGTACTGGATCTGTTGGAATTGAAGCTATTAGTCGAGGATGTTCTGAG GTACATTTTGTTGAGATGGATCCATGGGTCGTTTCAGATGTTTTACGTCCAAACTTGGAATGGACTGGGTTTCTTGATGTTTCAGTCATACATACTGTTCGTGTTGAAAAGTTCATAGAACGTGCAAAGCAACTTGCAG GTAAAGAACCATTTGATTACATTAGTGTTACCCCTCCGTATATGGAAGTTGACTACGCTGTACTCATGGATCAAATATCAAATTCAGCCTTAGTTGGAGAAGATACCTTTATA GTAGTTGAGTACCCACTAAGGACTGACATGCTGGATTCATGTGGATGCCTTGTGAAG ATAACGGATCGTCGGTTTGGTAGGACACACTTGGTTATTTATGGACCCAAGTGGgctgagaagaagaagaagaaagaaaagttacTTCGGGGAGTAGCAGTAGAAGTTTGA
- the LOC117620590 gene encoding type I inositol polyphosphate 5-phosphatase 4-like isoform X2, producing MDSENHNPRRRFRKWFKGKHKRADHNQLSQVSDGGEDESEDNLDDILFQSMEMDPCTSTIELRVFVGTWNVAGRSPIGSLAVDLDEWLNLKDAADIFQEIVPLKTRNVIGAEDPTEARNWNLLIGKTLNNEYGCNWLTPIWHPIPSENYHYVRNSEPERRMSNNKTSMREQSRSQHENPKGVSKYKLMASKKMVGVFISVWMKSDLVSKYYISNVKVCSVACGIMGYLGNKGSVSVSMTIEGTSFCFVVAHLASGEKKGDEGRRNHQVSEIFRRTSFPRSPADDDIPHPLTILGHDRIFWFGDLNYRLYLEDNSARQLIKKLDWRALQEFDQLHREREYGGVFQGWEEGAIEFAPTYKYSSSNCNRYSGGVPSRSGEKQRTPAWCDRILWYGKGLTQLSYFRSESKFSDHRPVSALFSTQVEVVNSTNPRMVSRHTILPTIPPPVETEQSNHDEAESTLISLIVKDLEASPTHNTRCIEQIDDSDCS from the exons ATGGACAGCGAGAATCATAATCCAAGAAGACGGTTCAGAAAGTGGTTCAAAGGAAAGCACAAGAGAGCTGACCATAATCAACTGAGTCAAGTTTCAG ATGGGGGTGAAGACGAAAGTGAAGATAACTTGGATGATATTCTCTTTCAGTCCATGGAAATGGATCCATGCACTTCAACAATTGAGTTGAG AGTCTTCGTGGGGACTTGGAATGTTGCTGGAAGGTCTCCCATAGGAAGCTTGGCGGTGGATTTGGATGAGTGGTTGAATCTTAAGGATGCGGCAGACAT ATTTCAGGAGATTGTGCCTTTGAAGACCCGAAATGTAATCGGAGCGGAAGACCCAACCGAAGCAAGAAATTGGAACCTGCTGATAGGGAAAACTCTCAACAACGAATATGGGTGCAATTGGTTGACACCTATATGGCATCCGATTCCAAGTGAGAACTACCACTATGTGAGAAATTCTGAACCTGAAAGGAGGATGAGCAACAATAAGACGTCAATGAGAGAGCAATCAAGAAGCCAACATGAAAACCCAAAGGGGGTCAGCAAGTACAAGCTAATGGCAAGCAAGAAGATGGTAGGAGTGTTCATTAGTGTGTGGATGAAAAGTGACTTGGTCAGCAAGTATTACATTTCAAATGTTAAAGTTTGTTCAGTGGCCTGTGGCATCATGGGTTATTTGGGAAACAAAGGTTCGGTTTCAGTGAGCATGACAATCGAAGGAACTAGTTTCTGCTTTGTTGTTGCCCATTTGGCTTCCGGTGAGAAGAAAGGAGATGAAGGCAGAAGGAACCATCAAGTCTCAGAGATTTTTAGGCGAACGTCCTTCCCTCGATCTCCTGCAGATGATGATATCCCTCATCCTCTCACCATCTTAGGACACGA TCGGATATTCTGGTTCGGGGATCTCAACTATAGGCTATACTTGGAGGACAATTCAGCCAGGCAGCTGATAAAGAAACTAGACTGGAGAGCACTGCAAGAGTTTGATCAGCTTCATAGGGAACGAGAATATGGTGGGGTATTTCAGGGATGGGAGGAGGGAGCTATAGAATTTGCACCAACCTACAAGTATTCTTCATCAAATTGCAATCGCTACTCAGGTGGGGTTCCAAGCAGATCAGGAGAGAAGCAAAGGACTCCAGCATG GTGTGATAGAATTCTGTGGTACGGAAAGGGGTTGACACAGCTTTCCTACTTCCGTAGCGAGAGTAAGTTCTCTGACCATCGGCCCGTCTCTGCCCTCTTCTCTACACAGGTAGAAGTAGTGAACTCTACTAATCCAAGAATGGTTTCAAGGCATACCATTCTTCCCACCATACCACCTCCTGTTGAAACC GAGCAGAGCAACCATGATGAGGCCGAATCTACATTGATATCATTGATCGTAAAGGATTTAGAAGCATCACCAACACATAATACAAGATGTATAGAACAAATAGATGACAGTGATTGCAGCTAG